Genomic DNA from Melioribacteraceae bacterium 4301-Me:
CAGAATGGTAAAAGAACATCGTAGATGTTCAATTATTGTAGAATGGTAATATCACCCAAAATTTACGAATCCTCGTAGAATAAATGATGTCATTTTATTATTAATGATTTAGGCGAGATTCAAAATAAATCCTCTACAAGGTCCATTAATACCTTGCAGAGGTTTCAGTTATTGCGGAATTTTCTGTATAGTTGCTATTGAATTGTCTTCTCTTTTTTAATGTGTTTTTCTATTTTTAAGTGTTAACAAATAATTTAACAAGAGTTAGACATGAATACAAAACTACTTTCTTTTCTATTATTACTTTTTTTTAGCAATAGTTTATTCTCACAAAAAGAACTGTCATTTGATTTTGACTATGCTAAATTTAATTACAATAGGGATACAGTTTATATGGAGTTTTACTACAGCTTAAATCCACGAGATATGGTTTTGAAAAAAGCGCAATCAGGTTATTTGTTCGATGCTATTGTACACATTGAAATTAAGAATTTAGGTACAAATGAATATTTATTAAATAAGGACTGGTCAATTAAATCAGTTGTGGAAGATACAACTACTAATTATTTGTCAAAAAATTTAATGGGTTTATTCGGGATATTAATTCCAAGGGGTAAGTATTCAGTAGTAGTTTCTGCTAAAGACAAGGAGAACGAGTCATTAAATAAAATTATAAATGAAGTTGTGGTTGTAGAACCATATAGTAGTGAAAAATATTCAATAAGTGATATTGAATTAGCAAGCAACATCAAAACAGATGGTGCTGATCCAAATTCGCTTTTTTATAAAAATACTTATGAAGTTATACCCAACCCAACTATGGTATTTACGAACCACTCACCTGTAATGTTTTATTATGATGAGCTGTACAATTTAAAGTTAACTAAGCCAGAGCAAAAGTTTAGATTGGATAAATTCTTAGTTAATAGTTTGGGCAAAACGATATATCAATCATTTAAATATGTTAATCAAAGTGATAAGTCAGTAGTTGATGTAGGTGTAATTAACCTTTCAAAATATCCTACTGATTCATATACATTATTATTAAGTTTAGTTGACACAGTTACAAATCAAGCCTTTGTTTCATCGAAAAGATTTTATTTATACAATCCTAATGTTGTTGATACAACACAAAGAATGTATGCTGGTGAATCCTACATATCAAGTGAATTTGCTGTTATGACTGCCCAAGAATGTGATAAGATGTTTGATGAGGCCAAATATATAGCTACAAAAAAAGAAATTGAACAGTACTCTAAAATCGATTCTCTTAACGGTAAAAGAGAGTTTTTATTTAAATTTTGGAAAGTTAGAGATACAAATCCAGAAACCCCTCAAAATGAATTTAAAGAAGAATATATGAGAAGAGTTGAATATGCAAATAAACATTTTGGTTACGCAAATAGAGAGGGTTATAAATCTGATAGAGGCAGAGTATATTTGTTATATGGAGAGCCTGACCAAAAAGATTTCTTCCCCAATGAACCTAATGTGAAACCTTATGAGACTTGGTATTATAACTCAATTGAAGGTGGTGTAATTTTCAATTTTGGTGATTTAACGGGATTTAATAATTATCAACTATTAAACTCTACAAAGAAAGGGGAAATCCAGGACCCAAACTGGATGCAACAATTAACCGTACATTAAATATTAAATGCATATTAGAGATAAAATTGAATTTTTTCTTTTCTTATCATTATCAAAATTTTTTTCAATTCTTAAGTTAAAAAGAACGAGAAAATTTGCTAAACTTTTTGCACTTTTTGTCTATTACTGTGTACCTATAAGAAAAAAGATAGTTTTTTCTAATCTTCAAAAAGCCTTTCCTTCCCTTTCAGCAAAAGAGATTAGCATGATTGCAAAAAAAAATTATTTTAACATAATATTAACTTTTTTTGAGTTGATGTACTTCCCGTACATGAAAAAAGAAGAGTTGCTCACCTTAGCAGAATGTGATGAACTTAAATTGGTAATAGAAAAATACAATGAAAGGAAAGGATTGATTTTAATTACTGGTCACTATGGCAGCTGGGAAATTGGGGCAGCTTGGGTCGGTGCAAAAACGAATATTCCAATGTACGTAATGGCAAAGCCTCAGAGAAATAGATATGTTACAGAATGGATAAATAAAGCTAGAGAAAAATTTGGGAATAAAGTAGTTCCTTTAGGGGTTTCGGTAAGAGAAATTTACTCTGTAATTAAAAACGGTGGTTTAATTGGCGTGGTGGGTGACCAAAGAGGACCGAAAGAAGGATTAAGAGTTAATTTCTTAGGCAATGAAACTGCGGTTTACTCCGGTACTGCTCAAATAGCAATTAAAACAAATTGTCCTATTTTAGTAGGTTTAATAGAACGAAAGGCAGATTTGAATTACAAAATCTTTTTATACGAGATAAATCCATTATCTTTGCAAGGTGAAAGAACTGACGATAAAGTTAAAATGCTAAATCAAAAGTATTTTAATTTGCTTGAAAAACATGTTAAGGAACACCCTGAGCAATGGTTCTGGATGCACAAAATTTGGAAATATTAAAATGATTAAAAGAATTTTGGTAATTCAGACTGCCTTTTTGGGTGATGCTATTTTAACTTTACCATTAATCCAAAAAATTGCAGAAAAATATCCAAATTCTAATATTGATGTTGTTGCTATCCCATCTACTGAAATTATTTTCAGAAGTAGTCCTTTTGTTAAATCTGTTATTGTGCTGGATAAAAAGGGAGAACATAAATCAATTTTTGGCATCATTAATTTTGCACACAAACTAAAAGCAGAGAAATACGAAATTGTCTACTCACCGCATAGGTCGTTTAGAACCTCTCTTATAGTATTTTTTTCCGGTATTAGAAATTCAGTTGGATTTGATACTGCATCTTTAAGCTTCGTTTATAAAAACAGAGTAAAGTATGATTACAATAGTCACGAAGTAAAAAGAAATTTGAATCTTCTTAATAATGAAAGTGATGATTGGAAAATTTTACCAATAGTTAACATAAGACAAGACGTTAAAGTAAAAATAAAAGAAATTATTTTATCAAAGACTAACAAACAAATTGCATGTGTGGCACCAGGTTCTGTCTGGAAAACAAAAATTTATCCCGAAAAATATTTTTATGAAATAATTAGTTTTTTAACCAACAAAAATTTTTTTGTTTTCCTGATAGGAAGTAATGAAGATGAGGTGCTGTGCAAAAATTTGGAAAGAAAATTTGACGAAAATGTTTTTTCTGTAGCCGGTTTACTTAATGTTGTAGAAACAATAGAACTTTTAAGAAATTCAAGAATATTGATTTGCAACGACAGCGCCCCAACTCATATGGGAGTTGCAGCGGATATTTCTGTACTTACATTATATTGCTCTACAATTAAAGAATTTGGTTTTTATCCATACAATCAAAAAGGTCAATGGCTTAGTTATGATAATTTGCAATGTAAACCTTGCGGCATACATGGAAGGGAAAAATGCCCGATCGAGACTTTTGATTGTGGTTATAATTTAAAACCTTCAGCCGTAATCGATAAAATTAGCATTATGCTCAATGTGTAATTTATTTTGTTAAATAGCTATATTTGTATTAAAACATATTTACTAAGTATGAGTATATTGAACCTAAGAGAAATTAAAAAGGCTGCTGTATATGTAACGCCTAATTTTTCTTCACTTACCACTAAAAGATATAAAGTGAGTTTATTGAGGCTGTTTGCTTATTTGGTCGTATATAGTTTATTAGTTATGTTCATTTTTTTTATGATACTGTTTTTGACCCCACTTAAAAATACCTTATATATGTTTGACAGCAGCCAATTGAAGACCGAAAAAGCTCGAATTGAAGAATTAGAAAAACAGATAACATTTCTTACGCGTCAATTAGAGTCAATGGCATCTGAAAATCAAAAGTTAAAATATGCAATTATGTTAGGGAAAGCCGATACGTTAGACTCTACTTCAGCAATTTATGATTCATTGCGAAGTTATCATAATCAAAAATTAAAAATAGGGGGTAATCTATACGAAGCTTTCATCACATTAATGAATAAAATTTTTCACAGCACAAACTTAGATAGTCAAGAAGTTTTTTTGAACCCAGCTACGGGAATAATTATTCAATATTTTGATCCTGATAAAGGTCATTTTGGAATTGATTATGGTTTGAAAATTGGAACGCCTATATATGCATCGATAGGCGGTTTGATTATTTTTGCTGATTATTTGACAACTGATGGTTATGTTATAATGATTCAACATAAAAACGGCTACATTACAATTTACAAACATTGTTCATTATTGCTAAAAAGAACACGAGAATTTGTTAATCAAGGGGAATTAATAGCTTTGAGTGGTAATTCTGGTAGCAATACTACTGGTCCCCATTTACATTTTGAAATTTGGAAAGACGGTAAACCAATTGACCCACTTTCAGTTATAACAAAGTAAGGAGAGCTTTAAATGGCACAAAAACATGAAATTAACTCACCTGAAGATGTTAGTATTTTAAGTCACGGAGTAAAAATTGAAGGTAATTTATCAAGCGAGGGAAATGTAAGGATTGATGGCGTTATCCTAGGTAATGTAACTGTAAACGGGAATTTAACAATTGGAGAAACATCCGAAATAAAAGGAGAAATTAAAGCAAAAAATATAACCAACAGTGGTAAACTTGAAGGTACGGTAAGTGCTTTAAATAAACTTAAGTTGGAATCTAAATCTGTTCTTAAAGGCGATATCATTTGTCGCACTCTTGTAATAGAAGAAGGTGCTTTCTTTTTCGGTAATAGTAAGATGAATCGTGATGAAAAAGCAGATGATGAAAAATAAATGTATGATGAGGAGAAACCGATTAAAAAATTTTCCGATGTTTATAAGCAATTGGGGCCTTATTTAGGCTTAGGGACTCAATTAGCCGCTACTATAATTTTAATGTTCTTTCTCGGCAGATGGCTTGATGAAAAGTTTAATACATCACCAATACTGATGATTGTATTTTCTTTTTTAGGTGGATTTGCAGGCATTTATAATTTTGTTAAAACCGTTCTAAAATTAAACGAAAAAAATAAGCTTGAGAAATGAAATTCTAAGTATTCTGCTTTTGAGCGGGATGTTATTAGTAGTAATTTTGTCACTCTTTGCTTTCAAATTAATTAATTCTATTCAATTATTTTCAATTCTACTGGCTTTATTTTACTGCATTATTAACTTTGTTATTGCATTCATTTTACTTAAGTATTTTTTCAAAAGCAATAACAAGTCCTTTTTAATAAGCAGCTTGACAGGTATGTTTTTTAGAATATTCTTAATGATTGTCTTAGTAGTTTTGTCAATAAAATTCTTGAAAATTGACGAATATGCCTTTATATTTGGGTTCTTTTTATTTTATATAATTTTTTTAGTCTTAGAAGTTGTTATTATACAAAGGCAAAGAAGAGCATTATAAGTATAATAAAATAAATGTATTACGAAGCAATAAATAAAACAGCTGAAGCTGTACAAAATACTGCGGAAAGTAGCCGTGGTGCTGGCTGGATAATGCATCATATTCTTGATGCAAGGGATCTGGATCTGTCGCCATTTGGAGTTGTTCATTTGCCTCAAATTAACTTACTTGGGCTTGATATCTCGATAACGAAGCATGTTGTTTTCATGTGGCTTGCAACAATTATTTTAATTATTGTTTTTATCATTACAGCTAAGTCATATAAGAAATCTTTAGTGCCTAAGGGGTTAACCAATTTATTAGAAGTTGTTGTTGTATTTGTGCGAGACGAAATAGCCAAACCAACTATTGGATCCGGGTATCAGAAATTTCTTCCTTATTTATTAAGCATCTTCTTTTTTATACTCACTTGTAATTTACTTGGGTTAATTCCATACGGTTCTACAGCCACAAGCAACATTGCAGTAACGGCCACGTTAGCAACAATTTCATTTCTATTTATTCAAATAGGTGGGATGATGAAAAATGGTGTGATTGGATATTTTAAAGGTCTTATCCCGCATGGTATACCATTTTGGCTTATACCAATAATGGCAGTGGTAGAGTTACTTGGATTGTTTACAAAGCCGTTTGCTTTGGCAGTACGTCTTTTTGCAAACATGACGGCTGGCCACACGGTTATTATGGCATTGATAGGTTTAATTTTTATTTTGCATACATACTTTGTTGCACCGGTATCGGTGTCTTTTGCTTTATTTATTAGTCTGCTTGAAATTTTAGTTGCGTTAATTCAAGCATATATTTTTACAATGCTGTCTTCCTTGTTTATAGGAATGGCAGTTCACCAAGAACATTAACTAACAAAATAACTATAGGAGGAATTAGATGGAATTTGCATATTTAGCAGCTGGCTTTGGAGCCGGATTAACAATTATTGGTGGTGCATATGGAATTGGCAAACTTGCAAGTTCTGCTATGGAAGCAAGTGGCCGCCAGCCAGAAGCAGCAGGTGATATTAGAACTTCGATGATTATCGCAGCAGCTTTAATCGAAGGTATTTCACTGTTTGCTCTTGTTATATGTATCCTTTTAGCTCTTAAATAATAATTTTTTTAAGGTAGCTTAAAAATGTACTTTATGAGTATTCTTACAGCGGTATATTTTTTTAGCGGGGGTGAGTCGATGGGCAGTCCCTTGGATATTAATCCTGGAGTAATATTTTGGACTACGGTAACATTTATTTTATTGTTTTTTGTCCTCAAAAAATTTGCTTGGAAACCTATCTTAAACTCACTTGAAGTAAGAGAAAAGTTCATTAAAGATTCTTTAGAAGCAGCTGAGAAAGCAAAGCAAGAAGCAGAAAAGCTTATAAAAGAAAATAAAGTAAATTTATCGAAGGCTGAACAAGAAGCACAAAAAATAATTGAGGAAAGTCGCGCTAATGCCGAGAAACTTCGTAATCAAATACTTGAGGAAAGCAAGCAGCATGCTAAGAAATTAGTGGCCGATGCACAAGCAGAAATTGAAAGGAAAAATCAAGAGGCTTTCGTAAGCTTAAAAAATCAAGTTGCTGAAATTGCTATAAATGCTGCAGAAAAAATTATCCGCGAAAATCTTGATAAGGAAAAGCAACTTAAAATTGTTCAAAAATATTTAGAGGAATTACCTAAAAATTAGTTATGGGCTCATTTAGAATTGCCGATAGGTATGCAAAATCGTTGATGAAACTTGCCGACGAAAAAAAATCGCTGGCTGTTATTTCTGACGACGCTGATTTGATTTATAATACATTAAAGAGTTCAAGGGATTTAAGAGTTGCACTAAAAAGCCCGGTTGTCAATCAAATAACAAAAGCTAATATCCTGTCTGAAATTTTTAAAGACAAAGTAAGTACCGATTCATTAAATTTTATGAGATTTATAGTAGATAAAAATAGGGAGGAATTTTTATTTGATATTTTTGCCAGGTTTACTGAATTAAGAGATGCAAGGATGGGTATTCTTAGGGCAAAAGTAACTTCTGCTGTAGAATTGTCAGAATCAATTAAAATGGAAATTAAAACAAGAATTGAAAATTTTACGAAAAAGGCAGTTAATTTAGATTTTGATGTGGATAAAAATTTAATCGGTGGTTTTTGGATTAAAATTAACGATACAATTTATGATGCTTCTATTATTCATAGATTAAGTTTGTTAAGAAAAGCTTTCCTTGAACAAATAATTGTGACAAATAATTAATCAAGAAAAAATTTAGGAACTAAAATGGCTGAAGTTAGACCAGACGAAATATCAGCAATATTAAGAAAACAATTGGCTGGTTTTGACAACGAAGTAGATATTTATGATGTCGGTACAGTTCTTCAAGTTGGAGATGGCATAGCAAGAGTTTATGGATTGTCGAAAGTAATGGCAAGTGAATTAGTGGAGTTTCCTAATAACGTTATGGGTATGGTCTTAAACCTTGAAGAAGATAGTGTTGGCTGCGTGCTTTTTGGAGAGAGTTCACTAATTAAAGAAGGAGATATAGTTAAAAGGACTAATAGAGTAGCCTCTTTTCCTGTAGGTGAGAAACTACTTGGGAGAGTTGTCAATCCTTTGGGTGAACCGGTAGACGGTAAAGGCCCAATTCTACACGAAAAATATATGCCCATTGAAAGAAAGGCTTTGGGTGTTATTTCACGTCAACCAGTAAAAGAACCATTGCAAACAGGAATTACTGCGATTGATGCTATGATACCAATCGGAAGAGGGCAAAGAGAATTAATAATTGGAGACCGCCAGACAGGAAAAACTGCAATCGCAGTTGATACAATTATAAATCAAAAATATACCCATAGTGAAGAAGCTAAAAAATATGGTATAAAGCCTGTTTATTGTATTTACGTTGCAATTGGTCAAAAGAATTCGACAGTAGCACAAGTAGTAGCAAAATTGGAAGAAAACGGAGCAATGGAATATACAACTGTTATTAGTGCACCGGCTTCTGTACCAGCACCTCTTCAATACATAGCGCCTTATGCTGGAGCAACTTTGGGAGAATACTTTAGAGATTCTGGCCGCCATGCATTAGTAATTTATGACGACCTTTCCAAACAAGCTGCTGCTTACAGAGAACTTTCGCTTTTATTGAGAAGGCCACCAGGTAGAGAAGCATATCCCGGTGATGTCTTTTATTTACATTCAAGATTACTTGAAAGAGCTTCCAAACTTAATGATGAATTAGGCGGTGGTAGTTTAACAGCATTGCCTATCATTGAAACACAGCAAGGTGATGTTTCAGCTTATATACCCACAAATGTAATCTCGATAACAGATGGGCAGATTTATCTGGAGCCGGGTTTGTTTAATGCCGGTGTTAGACCTGCTATTAACGTAGGGATTTCTGTTTCCCGTGTGGGTGGTAATGCCCAAATAAAAGCAATGAAAAAAGTCGCCGGCTCATTAAAATTAGATTTAGCTCAATACAGAGAATTAGAAGCATTTGCTAAGTTCGGTTCCGACCTTGACAAGGCAACTCAAAGAACCTTAGCCAAGGGTGCTAGACTGGTTGAATTGTTAAAGCAAGGTCAATATTCGCCAGTTCCGGTAGAAAAACAAGTTGTTAGCGTTTTTATTGGGACGAACAATTACCTTGAAACAATTGATGTAAAAGACGTAAAAAAATTTGAAAAAGAATTCTTAGAATACGTTGATTTGAAATATCCCGAAATCTTTGAGGATATTAGAACAACAAAAGCATTAAATGATAATACTATTGAAAAAATTAAAAAGGCAGTTGAAGAGTTTTTAGAAAGATTTAAAGGAACAAGTTAATTTTTATCCAAAGCTAATATGGCTACTTTAAGAGATATAAAAAGAAGAATAACAGGCGTGAGCAATATTCAACAAATTACTCGCGCGATGAAAATGATAGCTGCTGTTCAATTGCGCAAGGCTCAAGAAAATATTATTAATGCGCGTCCATATGCAAGAAAAATTAATGAGGTAATCAATCATCTTTTATCCGTCGAGAAAAATGTTAGTAATGAGTTACTTCAACAGAGAAAGTACGAAAGAGTTGCAATTGTAGTTATAACATCCGATAGAGGCATGTGCGGTGCTTTTAATATGAATGTTATTCGTACTGTTGAAGAATTAGTTTCAAAAGAATACAAAGAATTTTACAACAATAAAAATCTAGAACTTTACTGCGTGGGTAAAAAAGGCTTCGACTATTTTTCCAAAAGAAACTATCTAATTAGTGAATCTTATTTGGGGTTGTTTTCTCATCTAAATTTTGAATCAGCTGTGAAAATTGTTCATGATCTTAAATTAAAATATCTCAATCACCAATTTGATAATGTTATTCTAGTGTTCAATGAATTTAAGTCGGTAATACAACAAAACATTCTAATAGAACAATTGCTGCCTATAAAACCCGGTCATTCAATTAATAACCAAAAATTTGTCGATTATATTTATGAGCCTAATAAAATTGAGATTATCAATTCTTTACTGCCCAAAAAACTTAACATTCAACTTTGGCGTGCGTTGTTAGAATCTTTTGCTGCAGAATTAGGGGCAAGGATGACTGCAATGGATATGGCAACAGAAAATGCTAAAGAATTAATTAGAACTCTTAGACTCACATACAATAAAGAGCGTCAGGCTTCAATAACTAAAGAGATTATCGAGATTGTTTCGGGTGCAAATGCTATGAAAGAAAGTTAATAGTTTGTTTGAAATTTCAATTAATATCATTATCTTTCTCTCCATCTTATATGTTAGAAGAATTAACTGAAAAATTTGAAAAAGCGTTAAAAAAAATAACGGGACAAGGCAGATTAACCGAGTCCAACATTGCGGATACTTTACGCGAAATAAGACGTGTTCTTTTAGATGCTGATGTAAATTACAAAGTAGCTAAGCAGTTTATTGAAGATGTAAAATCAAAAGCACTTGGCACTGAAGTATTAACTTCTGTTACACCTGGTCAATTAATTACAAAAATAATTTATGATGAATTGACTCTTTTAATGGGCGGCAAAGGCAGTGAATTACTGTTAAACCCGTCTGGCATTACAATTATAATGGTGATTGGACTTCAGGGCTCAGGGAAAACAACTTTTTGCGGTAAACTTGCAAAATACTTAAAAGATAAAAAACGTAAAGTGCTTTTAACTGCAGCTGATATTTACAGACCAGCTGCAATTGAACAACTAAACTTGCTTGGCAAACAAGTTGACGTGCCTGTTTTTTCAATTGAAGGTGAAACTGATGCAGTTAAAATTGCAGCAGATTCGATTGCCCATGCTAAGGAAAATGGTTTGAACACTGTAATTATTGATACTGCAGGAAGACTTCATGTCGATGAAAATATGATGAATGAAGTAGCTGCTATTAAGGAAAAAGTTAAGCCTCACGAGACCTTATTTGTAGTTGATTCTATGACTGGGCAAGATGCTGTAAACTCTGCTAAAGCTTTTAACGAAAAAGTTGAATTTGATGGGATTGTTCTTACTAAACTTGATGGCGATGCTAAAGGTGGCTGCGCCTTGTCTATTAAAGCTGTTGTTCAAAAACCAATTAAGTTTATTAGCGTCGGCGAAAAACTTGATTCACTTGAATTGTTTTACCCTGAAAGACTTGCTTCACGAATATTGGGGAAAGGCGATATAATTTCATTTGTTGAAAAGGCGCAAAAAGAATTTGATGAAAAAGAAGCAGCTGAAATAGAGAGAAAGTTTAAAGCCAATCAATTTGATTTTGATGACTTCTTAAAGCAAATCAAAATGATAAAAAAAATGGGCTCACTTAAATCTATTTTGGCTATGATACCAGGTGCTAATTCAATGTTAAGAAATGCTACTATAGATGATAGTCAAATTATAAAAGTAGAAGCTATTATTCAGTCAATGACAAAAGAAGAAAGGGCAAAACCAAAAATATTAAATGGAAGCAGAAGAAAAAGAATTGCTCGTGGCAGCGGTACTTCAATACAAGATGTTAATAGATTAATAAAGCAATTTTACGAAATGCAAAAAATGGTTAAAATGTTGAGCAGTAATAAATCAATTAAAAATTTATTTGGTAACTTATCAATTAATTGAAATTTTTCTAACATAATATAATAACTAAAAAAAGGAGGTAAATTAAGCTTGGCCGTTAAGTTAAGATTAAGAAGAATGGGGAAGAAGAAGCAGCCCATCTATAAAGTTGTAGCTGCAGATTCGCGTTCCCCGCGAGATGGTAAATTTATAGAGGCAATTGGATTATATAATCCTAGGACAAATCCAGCATTTGTAAACATAAAAGAAGAAAGAGCTCTTTACTGGCTTAGTGTTGGAGCACAACCTACTCAGACTGTTAAAAATTTGCTGAGCTCAGAAGGTATTCTGTTGAAATTGGATCTTCAAAAAAGAGGATTACATGCTGAGAAAATTGAAGCTGAAATTGAAAATTGGAAAAAGATTCGAGAAGCAAAGATGGCTGCTTTATCATCTAAAAAATCTGATAAAAAGAAAGCTAAAGCAGTGGAAACTACTGAATTAAGCCCGAAAGAAGAGAATGTTGAAGCAAATACTACTGCTCAAGAAGAAAATTAGAACAAAAAAGAATATTTTTGCTTGAATTTTAAATTTTGGTTGTGCATAATTACAGTATAATACTCTTTTTATTTCATATTATATAGGTATTTCCATGAAGGAATTTATCGAATTTATTGCAAAGCATCTTGTTGACAATCCGGATGGCGTTTCCATTGAAGAAAATACTCCGGATGAAAAAACTATTGAGCTGACTCTGAAAGTAGGTGCCGATGACGTCGGAAAGGTAATCGGCAAACAGGGTAAAACTGCTCAAGCAATGAGAACTCTTCTTACTGCTATTGCTGCTAAAGATGGTAAAAGAGCGATCTTAAAAATCTTAGACTAATTTGTTTAACTGATTTGTGAATGACTTTTATCTTATAGCAAAGGTAATATCAATTTACAAATCAGATGGTTTTGTGGCAGTAAAACCATACTCTGACTTCAGAGAAAGATATTTTAAGCTCAGTGAAGTTTTTATTGATGTTTTTGGAGCTAAAAGAAAGTTCTTTGTTGAAAAAATAGAGTATCGAGAAAAAAAGTTACTTATTAAGTTCTATAATTTTAATTCGCCTTTTGACGCAGCTTTTTTGAAGGGTAGAAGTATTTTTGTTAAAAAGCAGAACTTAATTGAACTGCCTGTAAATACTTTCTTTGTGCATGATTTAATTGGCAGTAGAGTATTTAGAAATAAATTACTCTTTGGCGAGTTAATTGATGTTTTGCAATTGCCTTCACACTTTGTCTTTGTAATTCGGGATACTCAAAATAGAGAGGCAATGATTCCTTCTTCAAAAGACTATGTGAAAAGTTTTGATGCCAAAAAGAAAAAATTAATTTTGCGAAACGATTGTGACATACTTTATAACGATGTAAAATGATGCGAATTGATATTATTTCTGCCGTGCCGGATTCTCTTTTCAGTCCTTTAAATACAAGTATCTTGAAAAGAGCACAAGATAAAAAAAAAGTTGAAATAATAGTTCATAATCTAAGAGACTATACGCACGATAAACATAAACAAATTGACGATAAGCCTTTTGGCGGTGGACCAGGCATGCTGCTGAAGCCAGAACCGTTCTTTGAATGTATTGAAAAATTAATTTCAGAAAGACGATATGACCACATAATTTTCACTTCACCTAAAGGTGTATTGTATAATCAGAAAATGGCAAATAAGCTTTCCCTTGCTGATAATTTGCTGATGGTTTGTGGTCACTACAAAGGTATTGATGATAGAGTTAGAGAAAAATTTTGTACCGATGAAATTTCAATTGGTAATTATGTGCTTAGCGGTGGCGAATTAGCCTCGCTTGTTATAATAGATTCAATTGTTAGATTGATACCCGGCGTCTTGAACGACAGCGAATCAGCATTAAATGATTCTTTAATGGATGGCGATTTTGTTGAACCGCCATATTATACTCGTCCAGCTGAAATTGCTGGTATGAAAGTTCCAGAAGTCTTACTTTCTGGTAATGAAAAAAAAATAAAGGAATGGAAAGAACAGCAATCAAAATTACTGACTGAAAAGTGGAAAAAAATTAATAACTTGGAGTAAAAAATGAATAAAGTAGATGAAATACTAAACAGCCAAATTAGAAATGACCTGCCGAACTTTAAACCAGGTGATCATATTAGAGTTCAAGTTCGAGTAATTGAAGGTGATAAAGAGAGATTACAGGCATTTGAAGGTGATGTAATTAGCGTAAGAGGAAGCGGTCTTAATAAAACTTTTACTGTTAGAAAAATTTCTAGCGGCGTAGGAGTTGAAAGAATTTTTAATTATAACTCTCCTAAAATTGCTAATATTGAAATACTCAAAGAAGGTAAAGTCCGCAGAGCTAAACTTTATTATTTGAGAAACTTGTCTGGCAAAGCAGCTAGAATTAAAGAT
This window encodes:
- a CDS encoding glycosyltransferase family 9 protein, whose protein sequence is MIKRILVIQTAFLGDAILTLPLIQKIAEKYPNSNIDVVAIPSTEIIFRSSPFVKSVIVLDKKGEHKSIFGIINFAHKLKAEKYEIVYSPHRSFRTSLIVFFSGIRNSVGFDTASLSFVYKNRVKYDYNSHEVKRNLNLLNNESDDWKILPIVNIRQDVKVKIKEIILSKTNKQIACVAPGSVWKTKIYPEKYFYEIISFLTNKNFFVFLIGSNEDEVLCKNLERKFDENVFSVAGLLNVVETIELLRNSRILICNDSAPTHMGVAADISVLTLYCSTIKEFGFYPYNQKGQWLSYDNLQCKPCGIHGREKCPIETFDCGYNLKPSAVIDKISIMLNV
- a CDS encoding AtpZ/AtpI family protein, translated to MYDEEKPIKKFSDVYKQLGPYLGLGTQLAATIILMFFLGRWLDEKFNTSPILMIVFSFLGGFAGIYNFVKTVLKLNEKNKLEK
- a CDS encoding lysophospholipid acyltransferase family protein; this translates as MHIRDKIEFFLFLSLSKFFSILKLKRTRKFAKLFALFVYYCVPIRKKIVFSNLQKAFPSLSAKEISMIAKKNYFNIILTFFELMYFPYMKKEELLTLAECDELKLVIEKYNERKGLILITGHYGSWEIGAAWVGAKTNIPMYVMAKPQRNRYVTEWINKAREKFGNKVVPLGVSVREIYSVIKNGGLIGVVGDQRGPKEGLRVNFLGNETAVYSGTAQIAIKTNCPILVGLIERKADLNYKIFLYEINPLSLQGERTDDKVKMLNQKYFNLLEKHVKEHPEQWFWMHKIWKY
- a CDS encoding polymer-forming cytoskeletal protein, with protein sequence MAQKHEINSPEDVSILSHGVKIEGNLSSEGNVRIDGVILGNVTVNGNLTIGETSEIKGEIKAKNITNSGKLEGTVSALNKLKLESKSVLKGDIICRTLVIEEGAFFFGNSKMNRDEKADDEK
- a CDS encoding GWxTD domain-containing protein, with the translated sequence MNTKLLSFLLLLFFSNSLFSQKELSFDFDYAKFNYNRDTVYMEFYYSLNPRDMVLKKAQSGYLFDAIVHIEIKNLGTNEYLLNKDWSIKSVVEDTTTNYLSKNLMGLFGILIPRGKYSVVVSAKDKENESLNKIINEVVVVEPYSSEKYSISDIELASNIKTDGADPNSLFYKNTYEVIPNPTMVFTNHSPVMFYYDELYNLKLTKPEQKFRLDKFLVNSLGKTIYQSFKYVNQSDKSVVDVGVINLSKYPTDSYTLLLSLVDTVTNQAFVSSKRFYLYNPNVVDTTQRMYAGESYISSEFAVMTAQECDKMFDEAKYIATKKEIEQYSKIDSLNGKREFLFKFWKVRDTNPETPQNEFKEEYMRRVEYANKHFGYANREGYKSDRGRVYLLYGEPDQKDFFPNEPNVKPYETWYYNSIEGGVIFNFGDLTGFNNYQLLNSTKKGEIQDPNWMQQLTVH
- a CDS encoding peptidoglycan DD-metalloendopeptidase family protein; this encodes MNLREIKKAAVYVTPNFSSLTTKRYKVSLLRLFAYLVVYSLLVMFIFFMILFLTPLKNTLYMFDSSQLKTEKARIEELEKQITFLTRQLESMASENQKLKYAIMLGKADTLDSTSAIYDSLRSYHNQKLKIGGNLYEAFITLMNKIFHSTNLDSQEVFLNPATGIIIQYFDPDKGHFGIDYGLKIGTPIYASIGGLIIFADYLTTDGYVIMIQHKNGYITIYKHCSLLLKRTREFVNQGELIALSGNSGSNTTGPHLHFEIWKDGKPIDPLSVITK